One stretch of Cohnella algarum DNA includes these proteins:
- a CDS encoding ABC transporter permease yields the protein MGASLIRNFPLYRMIVRYAFHQRFVYRSQAWLIMLNGFAVAILQGSLWTALIQAGTVDITLREMMSYVIINSVVGYFTYFEASSIIGNRIRDGSIIVDFTMPVEFKWKLFAESIGENLFDILFYGTVTILTTFLLYGAAAPASALHFLLFVPSIVMGILISYHIIYILSLSAFWIVSPYYIGFLIAGLTKLFGGGVVPLWFYPDWLAVLCDWLPFRYITFEPIEIYLGLDASEAVKTMAMQVAWMAILLAIEKIVWKRAAEKVFVQGG from the coding sequence ATGGGAGCGTCCTTGATCCGGAACTTTCCGCTCTACCGCATGATCGTCCGATATGCCTTCCACCAGCGCTTCGTTTATCGTTCCCAGGCATGGCTCATCATGCTGAACGGCTTCGCCGTCGCGATTTTGCAAGGAAGTCTCTGGACGGCGCTCATTCAAGCGGGAACGGTCGATATCACGCTTCGGGAGATGATGTCCTATGTGATCATTAACAGCGTCGTCGGCTACTTCACGTATTTCGAAGCGAGCTCGATTATCGGCAACCGGATCCGCGACGGCTCCATTATCGTCGACTTTACGATGCCGGTGGAATTCAAATGGAAGCTGTTTGCCGAAAGCATCGGCGAAAATCTGTTCGATATTTTGTTTTACGGAACGGTTACCATCTTGACGACGTTTCTCCTGTACGGAGCCGCAGCACCCGCATCCGCCCTGCATTTTCTGTTGTTCGTACCGTCCATCGTCATGGGCATTTTAATTTCCTACCATATTATCTATATTTTGAGCCTGTCGGCATTTTGGATCGTCAGTCCCTACTATATCGGCTTTTTGATTGCCGGCTTGACGAAGCTGTTCGGCGGGGGGGTGGTGCCGTTATGGTTTTATCCGGATTGGCTGGCCGTTCTGTGCGATTGGCTGCCATTTCGCTATATCACGTTCGAGCCGATCGAAATTTATTTAGGCTTGGACGCGAGCGAGGCCGTCAAGACGATGGCGATGCAGGTCGCATGGATGGCGATCTTGCTTGCGATCGAAAAGATCGTCTGGAAACGAGCCGCCGAAAAGGTATTCGTCCAAGGAGGTTAA
- a CDS encoding nucleotidyltransferase family protein, which yields MKVQHPEHLRIQEDSILRKNAEWYALFKPIAEELEDIPYAVIKGEPLSVMAYGEPGFRDSGDIDLLVPREQLNRVTEILHKYHFRNLLFDERGNPRELTRREKIMFLRSHQVAPFYYVYDTRLMNIDVNVDIYWGEYDGKRIALSEVLSDTVRMNLHGTTVKTLSEMHAFIELCLHHYKEMNSIYGFKLKNPFATYMFQDIYCFYKRHMETRIDELLEYSRTYDLDGILYYLFHYTNRVFRDEALAEHAKRFETPRAVRDLRMYGLAESEKRAWNIDFETRLDHPDLFGLLEPELTAADIEKINLVTGVL from the coding sequence ATGAAGGTTCAACATCCGGAACACCTGCGGATCCAAGAGGATTCGATCCTTCGAAAAAACGCGGAATGGTACGCTTTATTCAAACCGATCGCGGAAGAGCTGGAGGACATTCCGTATGCGGTCATCAAAGGGGAGCCCCTGTCCGTAATGGCGTACGGCGAGCCGGGGTTTCGCGATTCGGGGGACATCGACCTGCTGGTGCCCCGGGAGCAGCTGAACCGGGTGACGGAAATTTTGCATAAATACCATTTTCGAAATCTGTTGTTCGACGAACGGGGCAATCCGAGGGAACTTACCCGCAGAGAGAAAATCATGTTTCTCCGCTCCCACCAAGTCGCGCCTTTTTACTATGTATACGACACCCGGCTGATGAATATCGACGTGAATGTCGACATTTATTGGGGAGAATACGACGGCAAGCGAATCGCTCTTTCGGAGGTTCTGTCGGATACGGTCCGGATGAACCTGCATGGAACGACGGTCAAAACGTTGTCCGAAATGCATGCGTTTATCGAGCTTTGCTTGCATCATTATAAGGAAATGAACTCGATTTACGGCTTCAAGCTGAAAAATCCGTTCGCGACCTATATGTTCCAGGACATTTACTGCTTTTACAAGCGGCATATGGAGACCCGAATCGACGAGCTGCTGGAATACAGCCGAACGTACGACCTCGACGGCATTCTGTACTATCTTTTCCATTACACGAATCGGGTTTTCCGGGACGAGGCGCTGGCCGAGCACGCCAAGCGGTTCGAGACGCCCCGAGCGGTTCGGGACCTTCGGATGTACGGCCTTGCCGAAAGCGAAAAGAGAGCCTGGAACATCGATTTCGAGACCCGATTGGATCATCCGGATTTATTCGGGCTGTTGGAGCCGGAGCTGACGGCGGCCGACATCGAGAAAATCAATCTGGTCACAGGCGTATTGTAG
- the hisC gene encoding histidinol-phosphate transaminase encodes MANKLAEFKPTIFSGSKLNGGDIRLSLSENPYRCSPKAFEALYSEIANVHCYPDADYLELRTEIANRYRLDPEAVFLGNGTDELIFLTALLANRERPNVVTTEKTFGGYKYSAILANRSLVECPIDERTVRSLCESVDEHTAMVFLCNPHNPSGTFIPPGDLWPLAEACERYGALLVLDEAYIEYTEKEQASAEIVKRHDNALILRTFSKAYGLAGLRCGYALSNNRNLKAIQSSRNALPYNLNRLASAAALAAFRDREHLKHVVRRNDEIKQWFCTALEELGIPYIPSSANFVTIRMENSADFVERMYRQFKIAIRDLSGFGYRNHIRISFGTREQMNRVAEAFKMLTMGERV; translated from the coding sequence ATGGCGAACAAGCTCGCGGAATTTAAACCTACCATCTTCAGCGGCTCCAAGTTGAACGGCGGCGACATCCGTTTGTCGCTTAGCGAAAATCCGTACCGATGCTCTCCGAAAGCCTTTGAAGCGCTTTATTCGGAAATCGCGAACGTTCATTGTTATCCGGATGCCGATTATTTGGAGCTCCGAACGGAAATCGCGAACCGATACCGTTTGGATCCGGAAGCGGTCTTTCTGGGGAATGGCACGGACGAGCTCATCTTTTTGACAGCCTTGCTGGCGAATCGCGAGCGGCCTAACGTCGTCACGACGGAAAAAACGTTCGGCGGCTATAAATATTCGGCGATATTGGCGAATAGGTCGCTCGTCGAATGCCCGATTGACGAACGTACGGTGCGAAGCCTATGCGAATCGGTTGACGAGCATACCGCGATGGTGTTTCTGTGCAACCCTCACAACCCGTCGGGCACGTTTATCCCTCCCGGCGACTTATGGCCCCTTGCCGAGGCTTGCGAGCGGTACGGCGCCCTGCTCGTCCTGGACGAAGCTTACATCGAATATACGGAAAAAGAACAGGCGAGCGCAGAAATCGTGAAAAGGCACGACAACGCGTTGATTTTGAGAACCTTTTCCAAAGCTTACGGTCTTGCCGGCCTCAGGTGCGGCTATGCTCTGTCGAACAACCGAAACCTGAAAGCGATTCAAAGCAGCCGCAACGCGCTGCCGTACAATCTCAACCGCCTCGCGTCGGCGGCGGCCCTGGCGGCTTTTCGGGACCGGGAGCATCTGAAGCACGTCGTCCGGCGGAACGACGAGATCAAGCAATGGTTCTGCACGGCGTTGGAGGAGCTCGGCATTCCCTATATTCCGAGTTCGGCCAACTTCGTCACGATCCGAATGGAAAACAGCGCCGACTTTGTCGAGCGGATGTACCGTCAATTCAAGATCGCGATTCGGGATCTTTCGGGCTTCGGGTATCGCAACCATATCCGCATATCGTTCGGAACCCGGGAACAAATGAATCGGGTCGCGGAAGCGTTCAAGATGCTGACGATGGGAGAGAGGGTCTAA
- a CDS encoding phosphotransferase, translated as MNAEPTDTPLAVRLVSESVVERILKKAARPGAELRSYNLLPMKTKIALTSRVYKLVLDYDRDGECRRQSFILKTQSNDGKDVFNYLNFYEREIYAYNEVLPLQRMLPYPVCYYSDYDKETGDFVIVLEDLSDFAVGDQFKGCSADAAASVLEKLAGFHRHGFVSIEDYRPSLKGWSAEQLSFSRKKFGRYWRNAWQLFEGVMPRSFAGKFDAMNRSYIDVWLEIERGPQSLLHFDLRLDNLVFDARNELAAVIDWQLARTGNAAYDVSLFLVGNAEPGLNDADCDRLLRHYYTAAGLQRTSYRYEHFFADFRKSLLCHFYRELNYLGSDDYDLELRIRYADQIFTRYAAALERLDAVEFLETSV; from the coding sequence ATGAACGCGGAACCGACGGATACCCCGCTTGCCGTTCGTCTTGTCAGCGAATCGGTCGTCGAGCGCATTTTGAAGAAAGCGGCCCGGCCCGGGGCCGAGCTTAGGAGCTACAATCTCCTGCCGATGAAGACGAAGATCGCCTTGACGAGCCGCGTGTACAAGCTTGTCCTGGATTACGACCGCGACGGAGAATGCCGCCGGCAATCGTTCATCCTCAAAACCCAGAGCAACGACGGCAAAGACGTATTCAACTATTTGAATTTCTACGAACGAGAGATCTATGCGTACAACGAAGTGCTGCCTTTACAGCGAATGCTGCCTTACCCGGTCTGCTACTACAGCGATTACGACAAGGAAACCGGAGATTTCGTAATCGTTCTGGAGGATTTAAGCGATTTTGCCGTCGGCGACCAGTTCAAGGGCTGCTCGGCGGACGCGGCGGCCTCCGTTCTCGAGAAGCTGGCCGGATTTCATCGGCACGGGTTCGTTTCGATCGAGGATTACCGTCCGTCGCTGAAGGGATGGTCGGCGGAGCAGCTGTCCTTCAGTCGGAAGAAATTCGGGCGCTATTGGCGCAACGCCTGGCAGCTTTTCGAAGGCGTGATGCCCCGCTCGTTCGCAGGCAAGTTCGATGCCATGAATCGCAGCTATATCGACGTATGGCTGGAAATCGAGCGGGGTCCGCAATCGTTGCTTCATTTCGACCTGCGCCTCGACAATCTCGTTTTCGACGCCCGGAACGAACTGGCGGCCGTCATCGACTGGCAGTTGGCTCGAACCGGGAACGCGGCCTATGACGTTTCGCTGTTTCTCGTCGGAAACGCGGAGCCCGGGCTGAACGATGCCGATTGCGACAGGTTGCTCAGGCACTATTATACGGCGGCCGGGCTGCAGCGCACGTCTTATCGCTACGAGCATTTTTTCGCCGACTTCCGCAAATCGCTGCTGTGCCATTTCTATCGGGAACTCAATTATTTGGGCTCCGACGACTACGATTTGGAACTCAGAATCCGGTATGCGGATCAAATCTTCACGCGATACGCGGCTGCGTTGGAACGGCTGGATGCGGTCGAGTTTCTGGAAACAAGCGTTTAG